Proteins co-encoded in one Malus domestica chromosome 09, GDT2T_hap1 genomic window:
- the LOC114826831 gene encoding expansin-A23-like: protein MAGKSVVEELNSGDFRFATANGVSLPELRKCPQGHYFGKRSSSEITELVLGWCREGQQHKDCVSSFSPSAITITVTNFCPPNWAPALDHWCNPPQKHFDLYMPMLAKLAQTKAGINPVKYRRVSNRKSGGVKFELNGNLWWVTTTVFNVGSAGDVTNVGIRGSSTNWIKTLGASLGGDGRPTSLSFVVTMSDGKTIELDDVAPANWQFGQTFEGR, encoded by the exons ATGGCGGGGAAAAGTGTGGTGGAGGAACTAAATTCTGGGGATTTTAGATTTGCGACTGCGAACGGAGTCTCGCTGCCGGAGTTACGAAAATGCCCTCAGGGGCACT ATTTTGGAAAAAGGTCGAGTTCTGAAATTACGGAATTAGTCTTGGGGTGGTGTCGTGAAGGTCAGCAGCACAAAGATTGTGTGTCGTCCTTTTCG cCAAGTGCCATCACAATTACAGTGACCAACTTTTGTCCGCCAAATTGGGCTCCGGCTCTTGATCACTGGTGCAATCCACCCCAAAAGCACTTCGACCTGTACATGCCTATGCTCGCAAAACTCGCACAGACAAAAGCCGGTATCAATCCAGTTAAGTACCGCAGAGTCTCGAACCGGAAGAGTGGAGGGGTTAAGTTTGAGCTCAACGGCAACCTCTGGTGGGTTACCACGACAGTGTTCAACGTTGGCAGTGCTGGCGATGTTACGAATGTCGGTATCAGAGGATCTAGCACTAACTGGATTAAGACACTGGGGGCAAGTTTGGGTGGCGACGGGAGACCAACTAGCTTGTCATTCGTAGTCACTATGAGTGATGGGAAAACAATAGAATTGGATGATGTCGCACCAGCAAATTGGCAGTTTGGTCAAACCTTTGAAGGCAGATGA
- the LOC114826921 gene encoding F-box protein At5g39250-like, whose product MVNEVVLKAVFPLLEGVDLASCMGVCKRWRQIARDDFFWKRLCAKRWPSTCKRPNPPTLTYCKLYQNFYKRHHRRTLLPPRLSFDDLEFFIDIWTEDRFLFSEVVPGPVLQKGTKIPPPGVCDMLRYHLEGTEYRMKLPVEPRFAVPLTQTVSVSVLVERKDSNRVARIIDNSIFDYIDRTASRAMANEYLDFSAVYPFTSGIRAWISLLFMDNGDEGVIDVFGIEMDFMDAANSKEEVLWLLDMLDWK is encoded by the coding sequence ATGGTGAATGAAGTGGTCCTGAAGGCGGTTTTCCCTTTACTGGAGGGTGTGGACCTTGCTTCTTGTATGGGGGTGTGCAAGCGGTGGAGACAGATAGCTCGAGATGATTTCTTTTGGAAGCGTCTATGTGCCAAGAGATGGCCCTCTACCTGCAAGCGACCTAACCCTCCCACTCTAACCTATTGCAAGCTGTATCAAAACTTTTATAAGCGCCACCACCGTCGAACTCTTCTTCCACCAAGACTTTCCTTTGATGACTTGGAATTTTTCATTGATATATGGACTGAAGATCGATTTCTCTTTTCTGAAGTGGTCCCTGGCCCAGTTCTACAGAAAGGTACCAAAATCCCACCACCAGGAGTATGTGACATGCTTAGATATCACCTGGAGGGTACCGAGTACAGGATGAAACTCCCTGTTGAGCCAAGGTTTGCTGTTCCTCTGACCCAGACCGTGAGTGTTTCAGTGCTTGTGGAGCGCAAAGATTCTAACAGGGTTGCACGTATAATTGATAATTCTATTTTTGACTACATTGATCGAACAGCATCTAGAGCCATGGCAAATGAATACCTAGACTTCTCGGCAGTCTACCCATTCACTTCAGGTATCCGGGCATGGATCTCTTTGCTTTTCATGGACAACGGAGATGAAGGAGTTATTGATGTTTTTGGGATCGAAATGGATTTCATGGATGCTGCGAACTCGAAGGAAGAGGTTTTGTGGCTATTAGACATGCTTGATTGGAAGTGA